The Agromyces marinus genome window below encodes:
- the murC gene encoding UDP-N-acetylmuramate--L-alanine ligase, whose protein sequence is MTIKPDLSTVIPADLGAVHFVGIGGSGMSGIARLALDAGHRVTGSDVRDSANVEALRALGATVSIGHAAENLPDDVDTVVVTGALWLDNPEYRLALSRGIPVLHRSQALASVIAGRRLVSVAGAHGKTTSTGMIITGLLGLGEDPSFVNGGVIEELGVSSAAGEGELFVVEADESDGSFLLYDTSVALITNVDPDHLDHYGSFEAFEQAFVDFADRSDELVVISADDPGAVRVRDRLSHARVLTFGEAAGAAVRVHSIVTEGPVSFALDYEGSTYSATLRVPGRHNAINAAGAFAVLVGLGFDPAASLAGIARFAGTGRRFELHGVVDGVSVYDDYAHHPTEVAAALSAARTVVGDGRIIAVHQPHLYSRTRLFAKEFADVLEEHADLTVVLDVYGAREDPEPGVTGALVSERFADGERVAFIADWQDAADHTARISRPGDFVITLGCGDVYRIVPQILGSLERERND, encoded by the coding sequence GTGACGATCAAGCCCGACCTCTCCACCGTGATCCCCGCCGACCTCGGCGCCGTGCACTTCGTCGGGATCGGCGGTTCCGGCATGAGCGGCATCGCGCGGCTCGCGCTCGACGCCGGGCACCGCGTGACGGGTTCCGACGTGCGCGATTCGGCCAACGTCGAGGCGCTGCGCGCGCTCGGCGCGACCGTCTCGATCGGCCACGCGGCCGAGAACCTGCCCGACGACGTCGACACCGTGGTCGTGACGGGCGCGCTCTGGCTGGACAACCCGGAGTACCGGCTCGCGCTCTCGCGCGGCATCCCGGTGCTGCACCGCTCGCAGGCGCTCGCGTCGGTCATCGCCGGCCGGCGCCTGGTCTCGGTCGCCGGAGCGCACGGCAAGACGACGTCGACGGGCATGATCATCACGGGCCTGCTGGGCCTCGGCGAGGATCCGAGCTTCGTCAACGGCGGCGTCATCGAGGAGCTCGGGGTCAGTTCGGCGGCGGGCGAGGGGGAGCTGTTCGTCGTCGAGGCCGACGAGTCGGACGGTTCGTTCCTGCTGTACGACACGTCGGTCGCGCTGATCACGAACGTCGACCCCGACCACCTCGACCACTACGGATCGTTCGAGGCGTTCGAGCAGGCGTTCGTCGACTTCGCCGACCGGTCGGACGAGCTCGTCGTGATCTCGGCCGACGATCCGGGCGCCGTGCGCGTGCGGGACCGGCTCTCGCACGCCCGGGTGCTGACGTTCGGCGAGGCGGCCGGCGCCGCGGTGCGCGTGCACTCGATCGTGACCGAGGGGCCGGTCTCGTTCGCGCTCGACTACGAGGGGTCGACGTACTCGGCGACCCTGCGGGTCCCGGGACGGCACAACGCGATCAACGCGGCCGGCGCGTTCGCCGTGCTCGTGGGGCTCGGGTTCGACCCGGCGGCGTCGCTCGCGGGCATCGCGCGATTCGCGGGGACCGGGCGCAGGTTCGAGCTGCATGGCGTCGTCGACGGCGTGAGCGTGTACGACGACTACGCGCACCACCCGACCGAGGTCGCGGCCGCGCTCTCGGCGGCGCGCACGGTCGTGGGCGACGGGCGCATCATCGCCGTGCACCAGCCGCACCTCTACAGCCGCACGCGACTGTTCGCGAAGGAGTTCGCCGACGTGCTCGAGGAGCATGCGGACCTCACGGTCGTCCTCGACGTCTACGGCGCCCGCGAGGATCCCGAGCCCGGCGTGACCGGGGCCCTGGTGAGCGAGCGGTTCGCCGACGGCGAGCGGGTCGCGTTCATCGCCGACTGGCAGGATGCGGCCGATCACACGGCGCGCATCTCCCGTCCGGGAGATTTCGTGATCACGCTGGGGTGCGGTGACGTCTACCGCATCGTGCCGCAGATCCTGGGGTCGCTCGAGCGCGAGCGAAACGACTGA
- a CDS encoding FtsQ-type POTRA domain-containing protein — protein MKRPEGFDRTRPARAAAPGTAGSASASTPVAGRRPGSSPGRGASASRGTSPTAARSAPASGPASPESSRSQATEPIVLPEGAPEPASGRRGETFAARRRLAMAERERRRYERREVRRFTKRSRLRRATWITVLATAAGIAVAAVAVAYSPLMALREVRVEGTARIDAAAVTAAFDERIGTPLPLIAPDEVQGALSEFPLIETYSTETIPPGTLVVRIVERTPVGVLDTSGGLVSVDAAGVVVERLEERPSGLPFIEVDGGLGAPPFQAAGRVLRGLPAEVRAGIDVVRASSADDLRFELATGAEVVWGGADELSLKVAVLERLLATAPPDEVDRYVVSAPLYPVVE, from the coding sequence GTGAAGCGTCCCGAGGGATTCGATCGCACGAGGCCCGCCCGGGCGGCGGCGCCGGGCACGGCGGGGTCCGCGTCGGCCTCGACGCCCGTGGCGGGGCGGCGCCCGGGTTCGAGCCCGGGCCGGGGTGCGAGCGCGAGCCGGGGCACGAGCCCGACTGCGGCGAGGTCGGCTCCGGCGTCGGGTCCGGCGTCGCCGGAGTCGTCGCGTTCCCAGGCGACCGAGCCCATCGTCCTGCCCGAGGGGGCTCCCGAGCCCGCGAGCGGACGCCGCGGCGAGACGTTCGCGGCGCGGCGGCGGCTCGCGATGGCGGAGCGCGAGCGCCGCAGGTACGAGCGACGCGAGGTTCGCAGGTTCACGAAGCGTTCGCGCCTGCGCCGTGCGACGTGGATCACGGTGCTCGCGACCGCGGCCGGGATCGCGGTCGCCGCGGTCGCGGTGGCGTACTCGCCGCTGATGGCGCTGCGCGAGGTGCGGGTCGAGGGCACCGCGCGGATCGACGCGGCGGCGGTGACGGCGGCGTTCGACGAGCGGATCGGCACGCCCCTGCCGCTCATCGCGCCCGACGAGGTCCAGGGGGCGCTGTCGGAGTTCCCGCTCATCGAGACGTACTCGACCGAGACGATCCCGCCGGGGACGCTGGTGGTCCGGATCGTGGAGCGCACGCCGGTCGGCGTACTCGACACGTCGGGCGGCCTGGTCTCGGTCGATGCTGCCGGCGTGGTCGTCGAGCGACTGGAGGAGCGTCCTTCCGGTCTGCCGTTCATCGAGGTCGACGGCGGGCTCGGTGCGCCGCCGTTCCAGGCGGCGGGCCGGGTGCTGCGCGGGCTGCCGGCCGAGGTCCGCGCCGGCATCGACGTGGTGCGTGCGAGCTCGGCCGACGACCTCCGGTTCGAGTTGGCGACGGGCGCCGAGGTCGTGTGGGGCGGCGCGGACGAGCTCTCGCTCAAGGTCGCGGTCCTCGAGCGCCTGCTCGCGACGGCGCCGCCCGACGAGGTGGATCGCTACGTCGTCTCGGCGCCGCTGTACCCGGTCGTCGAGTGA
- the ftsZ gene encoding cell division protein FtsZ yields the protein MSTNQNYLAVIKVVGIGGGGVNAVNRMIELGLRGVEFIAINTDAQALLMSDADVKLDVGRDLTRGLGAGADPEVGRRAAEDHAEEIEEALAGADMVFVTAGEGGGTGTGGAPVVARIAKSIGALTIGVVTKPFSFEGRRRQTQAEQGVARLKEEVDTLIVVPNDRLLEISDRGISMLEAFATADQVLLAGVQGITDLITTPGLINLDFADVKSVMQGAGSALMGIGSSRGADRAIKAAELAVASPLLEASIDGAHGVLLSIQGGSNLGIFEINDAARLVQEAVHAEANIIFGAVIDDTLGDEVRVTVIAAGFDGGEPSARPVEVRQPSAVPAAVGVGAGVGGHAGAGIGGSSAGEDSVDGVAEIDIEELVESANWGEASATADRIGSDPAFGDDQDDLDIPDFLK from the coding sequence ATGTCGACAAACCAGAACTACCTCGCCGTGATCAAGGTCGTCGGCATCGGCGGTGGCGGCGTGAACGCCGTCAACCGCATGATCGAGCTCGGCCTTCGCGGCGTCGAGTTCATCGCGATCAACACCGACGCCCAGGCATTGCTGATGTCGGATGCCGACGTCAAACTCGACGTCGGCCGTGATCTCACGCGCGGGCTCGGGGCGGGCGCCGACCCCGAGGTCGGCCGACGGGCCGCGGAGGACCACGCCGAGGAGATCGAGGAGGCCCTCGCGGGCGCCGACATGGTCTTCGTCACCGCGGGCGAGGGCGGAGGAACCGGAACCGGCGGCGCCCCCGTCGTCGCCAGGATCGCGAAGTCGATCGGCGCGCTCACGATCGGTGTCGTCACCAAGCCCTTCAGTTTCGAGGGCCGCCGTCGCCAGACGCAGGCCGAACAGGGCGTGGCGCGCCTGAAGGAAGAGGTCGACACCCTCATCGTCGTGCCCAACGACCGGCTGCTCGAGATCAGCGATCGCGGCATCTCCATGCTCGAGGCCTTCGCGACCGCCGACCAGGTCCTCCTGGCCGGCGTCCAGGGCATCACCGACCTCATCACGACGCCCGGGCTGATCAACCTCGACTTCGCCGACGTGAAGTCCGTCATGCAGGGCGCCGGGTCCGCGCTCATGGGCATCGGATCCTCGAGGGGAGCCGACCGGGCGATCAAGGCCGCCGAACTCGCCGTCGCGAGTCCGCTTCTCGAAGCCTCGATCGACGGCGCGCACGGCGTGCTGCTGTCGATCCAGGGCGGATCCAACCTCGGCATCTTCGAGATCAACGACGCGGCCCGACTCGTGCAGGAGGCCGTCCACGCCGAGGCGAACATCATCTTCGGGGCCGTCATCGACGACACCCTCGGCGACGAGGTCCGCGTGACCGTGATCGCCGCCGGATTCGACGGCGGCGAGCCCTCGGCCAGGCCGGTCGAGGTGCGACAGCCGAGTGCGGTTCCCGCCGCTGTGGGCGTCGGCGCAGGCGTCGGCGGGCACGCCGGGGCGGGCATCGGGGGTTCGAGCGCGGGTGAGGACTCGGTCGACGGCGTCGCCGAGATCGACATCGAAGAGCTCGTCGAGAGCGCGAACTGGGGCGAGGCGAGCGCGACGGCCGACCGGATCGGATCGGACCCCGCATTCGGCGACGACCAGGACGACCTCGACATCCCCGACTTCCTCAAGTGA
- a CDS encoding YggS family pyridoxal phosphate-dependent enzyme: MTQGLSDRLESVRSAVADAAAEAGRDPGGITTIVVTKFQPESLVRDLAALGVRDVGENRHQEAQAKARALEDLDLRWHFVGQLQSKKARQAREYASVIHSIDRLSLVDALRSDDRVVDGFIQVNLTDDPGRGGVAPGELDAFAERVLATAGIRLLGLMAVAPLDEPARAAFARVRAMSDRLRSIAPEASALSMGMSHDFRDAILEGATHLRIGTAITGNRPVAG, encoded by the coding sequence GTGACGCAGGGCCTGTCCGACCGCCTCGAGTCGGTCCGGTCGGCGGTGGCGGATGCCGCGGCCGAGGCCGGGCGCGACCCGGGCGGGATCACGACGATCGTCGTGACCAAGTTCCAGCCCGAGTCGCTCGTGCGCGACCTCGCCGCGCTCGGCGTGCGAGACGTGGGGGAGAACCGACACCAGGAGGCGCAGGCCAAGGCGCGCGCGCTCGAAGACCTCGACCTCCGGTGGCATTTCGTGGGGCAGTTGCAGAGCAAGAAGGCCCGGCAGGCGCGCGAGTACGCCTCGGTCATCCACTCGATCGACCGGCTCTCGCTCGTCGACGCCCTCCGCTCCGACGACCGGGTCGTCGACGGGTTCATCCAGGTGAACCTCACCGACGACCCGGGCCGCGGCGGCGTCGCCCCCGGCGAGCTGGACGCGTTCGCCGAGCGCGTACTCGCCACCGCCGGCATCCGCCTGCTCGGGCTCATGGCCGTCGCGCCGCTCGACGAACCGGCTCGCGCGGCGTTCGCTCGCGTGCGCGCGATGTCGGACCGCCTGCGATCGATCGCCCCCGAGGCATCCGCTCTGTCCATGGGGATGTCTCACGATTTCCGGGACGCGATTCTGGAGGGTGCGACACACCTTCGGATCGGGACGGCAATCACCGGGAACCGGCCGGTCGCCGGTTAG
- a CDS encoding cell division protein SepF, which produces MSNPLKKTMVYLGLADEELEPETTTASTPTPVVQPAPAPAPKSGGSVTPLRKHHVQPTPPQAEMNEILTVHPRQYKDAQMIAESFREGVPVIINLSQMSDADARRLIDFASGLSQGLHGKIERVTSKVFLLSPAHVVVSGEAGENEGDVDASFFSHA; this is translated from the coding sequence ATGTCGAACCCGCTCAAGAAGACGATGGTCTACCTGGGACTCGCCGACGAGGAGCTCGAGCCCGAGACGACGACCGCGTCCACGCCGACGCCGGTCGTGCAGCCCGCGCCCGCGCCGGCCCCCAAGAGCGGCGGCTCCGTGACCCCCCTCCGAAAGCACCATGTGCAACCGACACCCCCGCAGGCGGAGATGAACGAGATCCTCACGGTGCACCCGCGCCAGTACAAGGACGCCCAGATGATCGCCGAGTCGTTCCGCGAGGGGGTGCCCGTCATCATCAACCTCTCCCAGATGTCGGACGCCGATGCGCGTCGTCTCATCGACTTCGCGAGCGGACTCTCGCAGGGCCTCCACGGCAAGATCGAACGCGTGACGAGCAAGGTCTTCCTGCTCTCGCCCGCGCACGTCGTGGTCTCCGGCGAGGCGGGCGAGAACGAGGGCGACGTGGACGCCTCGTTCTTCTCGCACGCGTAG
- a CDS encoding YggT family protein — protein MSALVVVWNLVYTLLLIYFFVMWARFVLDLVRTFNRSWRPRGVVLVLVEAVYTVTDPLVRFFRRLIPPIRLGQVALDLGWSVAMLVVIIAMTVVSWLAAGAAVAA, from the coding sequence GTGAGCGCACTCGTCGTCGTCTGGAACCTCGTCTACACGCTCCTCCTCATCTACTTCTTCGTGATGTGGGCGCGGTTCGTGCTCGACCTGGTCCGGACCTTCAACCGCTCGTGGCGCCCCCGCGGCGTCGTGCTCGTCCTCGTCGAGGCCGTGTACACGGTGACCGATCCGCTGGTGCGGTTCTTCCGTCGCCTCATCCCCCCGATCCGGCTCGGTCAGGTCGCACTCGACCTCGGCTGGAGTGTCGCGATGCTCGTGGTCATCATCGCGATGACCGTCGTCTCGTGGCTCGCTGCGGGGGCCGCGGTCGCCGCCTGA
- a CDS encoding DivIVA domain-containing protein codes for MALTPEDVVNKRFQATKFREGYDQDEVDDFLDEVVVELRRLNQENDELRQRLMAAEARAAEGAAAPVAAAAPAPAAPAYAEPAVGAPTVAVPTQPAAPQSELDEQASTTNLLQLARRLHEEHVREGVEKRDALIAEGHATAARIVAEAEAKQRAQMGVLDQERVALEKRVDELRVFERDYRAKLKSYIEGQLRDLDTAQPVQVGAGAGFPAQGVSGEQPTPTFQGFGG; via the coding sequence ATGGCGCTAACTCCGGAAGATGTGGTCAACAAGCGCTTCCAGGCGACGAAGTTCCGGGAGGGCTACGACCAGGACGAGGTCGACGACTTCCTCGATGAGGTGGTCGTCGAACTGCGCCGGCTGAATCAGGAGAACGACGAGCTCCGGCAGCGGCTGATGGCCGCCGAAGCGCGCGCCGCCGAAGGCGCCGCAGCTCCCGTCGCCGCGGCGGCCCCGGCACCCGCGGCCCCCGCCTACGCCGAGCCCGCGGTCGGTGCGCCCACGGTGGCCGTGCCGACGCAGCCCGCCGCGCCGCAGTCCGAGCTCGACGAGCAGGCCAGCACGACCAACCTGCTGCAGCTGGCCCGCCGACTCCACGAGGAGCACGTGCGCGAGGGCGTCGAGAAGCGCGACGCGCTCATCGCCGAGGGCCACGCGACCGCCGCGCGCATCGTCGCCGAGGCCGAGGCCAAGCAGCGCGCACAGATGGGCGTCCTCGACCAGGAGCGCGTCGCACTCGAGAAGCGGGTCGACGAGCTGCGCGTGTTCGAGCGCGACTACCGCGCCAAGCTCAAGAGCTACATCGAGGGTCAGCTCCGAGACCTCGACACGGCGCAGCCGGTCCAGGTCGGAGCCGGTGCCGGGTTCCCGGCCCAGGGCGTGAGCGGCGAGCAGCCCACCCCGACCTTCCAGGGCTTTGGAGGCTGA
- the lspA gene encoding signal peptidase II: protein MEAERPARTGVITLLILVGVAGAIYGIDQLSKQYVVSTLAEGEIVPVLDGVLQWQFVRNPGAAFSIASGMTWVFTILAAAVITVIIWFARRIRSIAWALVFGLLLGGVLGNLTDRLLREPGFGIGHVIDFISTPWMLPAIYNVADIAIVSSMILFMILTIRGIGLDGSRPEKSPAATAGADPAGEPDARGGTAAELARES from the coding sequence TTGGAGGCTGAGCGCCCGGCCAGGACGGGCGTCATCACGCTGCTGATCCTGGTCGGCGTCGCGGGCGCGATCTACGGCATCGACCAGCTCAGCAAGCAGTACGTCGTCAGCACGCTCGCCGAGGGGGAGATCGTTCCCGTCCTCGACGGCGTGCTGCAATGGCAGTTCGTGCGCAACCCCGGCGCCGCGTTCTCGATCGCGAGCGGCATGACCTGGGTGTTCACGATCCTCGCCGCAGCGGTCATCACGGTCATCATCTGGTTCGCCCGGCGCATCCGTTCGATCGCCTGGGCGCTCGTGTTCGGGCTCCTCCTCGGCGGGGTGCTGGGCAACCTCACCGACCGTCTCCTCCGGGAGCCGGGCTTCGGGATCGGCCATGTGATCGACTTCATCTCGACGCCGTGGATGCTCCCGGCGATCTACAACGTCGCCGACATCGCGATCGTCTCGAGCATGATCCTGTTCATGATCCTGACGATCCGCGGGATCGGCCTGGACGGATCCCGCCCCGAGAAGTCGCCCGCCGCGACCGCCGGTGCCGACCCGGCCGGCGAGCCCGACGCCCGTGGCGGCACCGCCGCGGAACTCGCTCGCGAGTCCTGA